One genomic segment of Styela clava chromosome 3, kaStyClav1.hap1.2, whole genome shotgun sequence includes these proteins:
- the LOC120343497 gene encoding transmembrane protein 98-like yields the protein METVVVVCVSFLGALFLASFVALLVLCRHKYCNRRSAEEAEEYRIISPNAISANMDESDAVGELELADIITCDDDTIRELLETEDWAFDAQGLIPHCISVLRLCRSVTEKLVAKTMTTEQIHPVQLEEIVQIAKRVTPRVDDLMRAIQPPLDPKLLEARAAALIFSVSHLALIIKGACRHKGSVEWIDQAMLEMDEHMRILRGVALNSAFETFPQEPDAGTSNTNTDANVTKL from the coding sequence ATGGAAACTGTAGTTGTTGTATGTGTTAGCTTCCTAGGTGCGTTATTTCTTGCATCGTTTGTCGCCCTTCTGGTACTTTGTCGCCACAAATACTGTAATCGACGTTCAGCGGAAGAAGCCGAAGAATACAGAATTATATCGCCAAATGCAATATCTGCGAACATGGATGAATCCGATGCCGTGGGAGAGTTGGAACTTGCCGATATCATAACTTGTGATGACGATACAATAAGGGAGTTATTGGAGACCGAAGATTGGGCCTTCGATGCTCAGGGCCTCATCCCACATTGTATATCTGTTCTACGTCTGTGCCGATCCGTTACTGAAAAATTAGTAGCAAAAACAATGACTACCGAACAGATTCATCCTGTCCAGTTGGAAGAAATTGTACAAATAGCAAAACGTGTTACTCCCAGGGTCGATGACCTGATGAGAGCAATACAACCCCCCTTAGATCCCAAGCTTTTGGAGGCACGTGCTGCTGCACTGATATTCTCTGTATCACATCTGGCTCTCATAATAAAGGGTGCTTGCCGACACAAAGGCTCAGTGGAATGGATAGATCAAGCTATGCTTGAAATGGATGAGCATATGAGAATATTAAGAGGTGTGGCACTTAATTCTGCATTTGAAACTTTCCCACAGGAACCTGATGCTGGTACTTCAAATACCAATACAGATGCAAATGTAACAAAGTTGTAA